The DNA window AGAACTCTCTGGATTTCATGAGTTACCGGGGAAAAACCTGTTCTATGTTGCTCGCCCCTTAGTGCTGAAAGAACAGAGTTGTTTACGCTGTCACAGTGACCCTAAACTAGCACCCAAAAGCCAAATTGCCACCTATGGTGCAGACCACGGTTTCGGCTGGAGGCTAAACCAGATCGTGGCGGTGCAAACGGTTTATGTCAAAGGCGAAGAGGTATTTCAGAGTTATAATCAGCAGCTATCTTTGATGATTGGGCTATTTGCTGCGATCTTTGCTGTTGTCATTCTGGTGATTAATACCCTGCTGAATCGTATGGTTGTGCAGCCAATTACACCTATGGCAAGATTGACGCAAAAAATCAGCCATGATCAATATAATGCAGCCTCAATAGAAGAAGCCGATTTACGAAAACTGGCAAAGGTCGCCAAGCGATCGGATGAGTTAGGCCAATTAGCCGCCCTTTTCCGCCAGATGACGAGTGCCCTTTCTGACCGGGAACACTCAACCCAACAACTGATGCAACAACTGCGACGGGAATCGGATAGTGCCAAAAAAGCAATGGCAGCTACCCGGTTTAACGGTGGAGTCGATGTCGCAGCATTGATTCAACGATCGCGGCGATCGCGCCTTCAAAGTGAACTTCCACCGCAACCCCTAAACGAGCTATTGCGGCAAATTTCCTACTTCCAAACCTTCAGTGCTGCCGAAATTGAAAAGCTCGTCAGCTCTGGCTATCAAACCCAATTTGTAACGGGAGAAATCGTTTGTCACGAAGATGAACCTGGCGATAGTTTCTACATCATCCTGTCAGGTAGCGTAGAAGTTTACATCGAAAAGCTCCAAAAAGAATTACGCACGCTGTCGGCGGGTTCCTTCTTTGGGGAACTCTCGCTATTGTTGGGTATTCCCCGCACCGCCACCGTCCGCACCCTGGAACCCACCACGCTTTTTGTCGTCGATCAAGCCCGATTTCAACCCCTTCTGCAAAACAATCAGCAATTAGCAGATGGGATTGCTCAAGCGTTGAACGATCGCAAAACTGAACTAGAACAACGTAAAGACCTGCTCCGTAAACATGGACTATTGGATGATGAAAAGACATTTAGCCAACATCCGATGATATGGATTCGCGATCGACTAAAAAAAGTCTTTAAAGTCTAAATACACTTATCCCACGCTTAACTCATATCTTGCACCATGCTTAACAAGGGTAGAGAAACCGGGTTTCTAAACCATAGCCGCTAAATTATGCAAAAAGCACTGCCACTATTACCCATCGTTAATCTAAGTTCGGCTATAAGCAGCGGAGAAATTGTTGCATTCAATGTTTGTTCTGATGAAGTAATTTATATTGTGCTTGCTCTTAAGCCGCTGGACTACCGCACTGAGGGCTTCGCAAAAACAACTCCAGATACTTCACAGAGTTACCGAATACTTGGCTTTCAAGAAGATCGGCTAATACTCGATACCAATATTGCAGAAGAAAAATTTAATATTCATGATATTCAACCTCTTCCTACAAAAGAGTTATTACTTGTATGTGCCCGTTCTCATTACAAAAGCCTGAACGATTTTGAAAAAAATGGTCGTATTTATAGCTCCGACGGAGAATTTAGTCGAGAAATTCTTCTTGGCGATGGCATTCAGTCTGTTCAGGTAACTTCAGATGGGATCATCTGGACTAGCTTTTTCGATGAAGGCGTTTTTGGGAATTTTGGTTGGAAGGAGCCAGTTGGATCATCCGGCCTTGTAGCGTGGGATTCACTAGGAAATAAAATCTATGATTTCCAGCCA is part of the Kovacikia minuta CCNUW1 genome and encodes:
- a CDS encoding c-type heme family protein, whose product is MLRKLKLGYKFTLILTVIFICSTLLSGLLLAKASHRQAERQIAAQATMLMEMVNAVRSYTNHEVRPLLVDRLDSESTKFTSETVPSYAARQSFEYLRAQEAYKDYFYKDATVNPTNLRDRANEFETSLLEKFQDNPNLEELSGFHELPGKNLFYVARPLVLKEQSCLRCHSDPKLAPKSQIATYGADHGFGWRLNQIVAVQTVYVKGEEVFQSYNQQLSLMIGLFAAIFAVVILVINTLLNRMVVQPITPMARLTQKISHDQYNAASIEEADLRKLAKVAKRSDELGQLAALFRQMTSALSDREHSTQQLMQQLRRESDSAKKAMAATRFNGGVDVAALIQRSRRSRLQSELPPQPLNELLRQISYFQTFSAAEIEKLVSSGYQTQFVTGEIVCHEDEPGDSFYIILSGSVEVYIEKLQKELRTLSAGSFFGELSLLLGIPRTATVRTLEPTTLFVVDQARFQPLLQNNQQLADGIAQALNDRKTELEQRKDLLRKHGLLDDEKTFSQHPMIWIRDRLKKVFKV